GACGGACTGACGCGAGCACCCGGCGGCGGCCTCAGCGCGTGCCGCCGCCGTGGTGGGCGGCGGACTCGGCGGCGGACTTCAGGTCGTGCAGCCACTTTTCGAGGCCCTGGCGGAGGATCTCCGTCGCGGCCGGAACGTTCGCGTCGACCACGGCGCCGGTGTGGGTCTCCTCCGTGGTCACCCGCACACCTCCCCCGACCTTGGTGAACTTCCACACGTGCACGCCGTCGATGCGCAGGCCCTCGCCGACCGCCGGGCCGGTCCAGCGGATGCAGGAACCGCGCTTGAGCTGCTCGACCGTCGAGGTGATGTCGAGGCTGGTGGCGGGAGTCGACGGGTTCGGCGGCACGGGAGTCGTCCAGCGGAACGCCGAACCCGCGCGGAACGGGCCGTGGTCGAGGCGGTCCACGTCCGTGATGCCGGGCTGCCAGGAGGGCCAGCGCTTCACGTCGGTCTGGAGCTTCCAGACGGTGTGCAGGGGCGCGTGGATGACGGTCTCGGTGCGGTGGCGGACGCGGGCGTCGGGGTCGACGCCCGCGCCCCGGCAGGTCAGCGGCGCGGGGGTGTGCGAACGGGAGTCGGCGGGGGTGGCCCCGGCGGGAGCCGCTGCGCTGCCGAGAACGCCCGTGGCGACGAGCGAGACGGTGAGCAGTGCGGCACGGGTGCTGCGGATCGCGGACATGGAGGTCCCCTTCTCAAGTCGGTCGGAAGGCAAGGAAGTTGCCGCGTTGGCTAGAAGCCAGTGCGTTCGTTACAAGTTATAACTGGGCCGGGCGTGATGGGTCAACAGTTTCGTGATAGCTTCTAACGAAAATTGGATGTGCGAAGAGACGTGCGAAGAGATGCGGGAAGAGAAGGGCGGCAGGCCGTGGTGAAGACGGACGCGGACGCGGAGACCCCG
This window of the Streptomyces sp. NBC_00237 genome carries:
- a CDS encoding SRPBCC family protein, whose amino-acid sequence is MSAIRSTRAALLTVSLVATGVLGSAAAPAGATPADSRSHTPAPLTCRGAGVDPDARVRHRTETVIHAPLHTVWKLQTDVKRWPSWQPGITDVDRLDHGPFRAGSAFRWTTPVPPNPSTPATSLDITSTVEQLKRGSCIRWTGPAVGEGLRIDGVHVWKFTKVGGGVRVTTEETHTGAVVDANVPAATEILRQGLEKWLHDLKSAAESAAHHGGGTR